The following proteins come from a genomic window of Corynebacterium crudilactis:
- a CDS encoding 5-oxoprolinase subunit PxpA, with protein MTTIDLNSDLGESYGNWIMGNDEAVLDLVSSANIACGFHAGDATVLLKTVRAAHARGVRIGAHIGYNDIAGFGRRNIDYAHDDLVAETIYQIGAIKAAATASGATVDYVKPHGALYNTIAVNEAQAAAVIEGILLVDPSLTLMALAGSQIVAQARVAGLQVEQETFADRAYTADGQLVSRKLPGAVHHDPQTAATQALAFATGRPITAITGESVLVDADSICVHGDNPQALALVQKIVSSLSAHDVQVSYAH; from the coding sequence ATGACCACCATCGATCTCAACAGCGACCTCGGCGAAAGCTACGGCAACTGGATCATGGGCAACGACGAAGCCGTTCTTGACCTTGTCTCCAGCGCAAATATTGCGTGCGGTTTCCACGCAGGTGATGCCACAGTATTGCTGAAAACAGTGCGCGCGGCACATGCTCGCGGGGTGCGCATTGGCGCCCACATTGGTTACAACGACATTGCAGGTTTTGGGCGCCGGAACATCGATTACGCCCACGATGACCTGGTTGCTGAAACCATCTATCAAATTGGAGCTATCAAGGCGGCAGCGACAGCAAGCGGTGCAACCGTGGACTATGTAAAACCCCACGGCGCTTTGTACAACACCATTGCGGTTAATGAAGCCCAGGCTGCCGCTGTCATTGAAGGCATCCTATTGGTTGATCCTTCATTAACGCTGATGGCATTGGCAGGTTCACAGATTGTCGCACAAGCGCGTGTCGCCGGCCTTCAGGTGGAACAAGAAACCTTCGCCGACCGCGCGTATACCGCCGACGGCCAGCTGGTTTCCCGCAAGCTGCCCGGCGCGGTGCACCACGACCCACAAACCGCAGCCACGCAGGCCTTGGCGTTTGCGACCGGCCGCCCCATCACTGCAATCACCGGTGAAAGCGTGCTTGTCGACGCCGACTCCATCTGTGTGCATGGTGACAACCCGCAGGCTTTAGCCTTGGTTCAAAAAATCGTGTCTTCGCTAAGCGCACATGATGTGCAGGTTTCCTATGCTCATTAG
- a CDS encoding DUF5997 family protein, producing the protein MGVNEESVRQPSGRAMKPQTAAKKLGLFLPATPEEFQTGAVTHQEFKNLQENPPEWLQTLRREGPHPRPVVAQKLGITIAALKKNELDKPLTTADIKALLENQPEWLRAARTQLAEGRDTATKETEETTEA; encoded by the coding sequence ATGGGCGTGAACGAAGAATCTGTACGCCAGCCATCGGGCCGGGCTATGAAGCCACAGACTGCCGCTAAGAAGCTCGGTCTGTTTTTGCCCGCCACGCCAGAGGAGTTCCAAACAGGTGCAGTAACTCATCAAGAGTTCAAAAACCTGCAGGAAAATCCACCGGAGTGGCTCCAAACACTACGTCGCGAAGGTCCACACCCTCGTCCAGTGGTAGCTCAAAAATTGGGCATCACCATCGCGGCTCTAAAAAAGAACGAATTGGACAAACCGCTAACCACCGCCGATATCAAGGCACTTCTGGAAAATCAGCCAGAATGGTTGCGCGCTGCACGCACTCAGCTTGCTGAAGGTCGCGACACCGCAACTAAAGAAACTGAAGAAACCACCGAAGCTTAA
- a CDS encoding biotin-dependent carboxyltransferase family protein: MSFKVISTGPQAIFQDRGRFGFASSGVGTSGSFDRLSAARANHAVGNDPNATVVEILLGGFEIEAQAITSIIFTGTEAAVSVRTAAGHSKNATTNTIIDVAPGDCIRLEPAALGMRAYFAARGGFAVEKTLGSASTDLISRMGPPPLEIDDVISLATDIADSQWWPKLRQLPVAWQQRHIETLNVIRGPRDKWFTPESLDSFFTQIFTVSNDSNRIGLRLNSAIPLERRMRGELKSEGMVRGSIQVPPGGNPVVFGPDHPVTGGYPVIAVLTSESCDRSAQLLPGDRVRFTLA, from the coding sequence ATGAGTTTCAAAGTAATATCCACTGGCCCCCAGGCAATCTTTCAAGATCGCGGTCGCTTTGGGTTTGCCAGCTCGGGTGTAGGTACTTCTGGTTCCTTTGATCGGCTCTCTGCAGCTCGCGCTAACCACGCCGTGGGCAACGATCCCAATGCAACCGTCGTAGAAATTTTGCTCGGCGGGTTTGAGATAGAAGCACAAGCCATCACCTCAATTATTTTTACCGGAACAGAGGCTGCCGTTTCTGTACGAACAGCTGCGGGCCACTCTAAAAATGCAACCACCAACACCATCATTGATGTGGCACCTGGCGATTGCATTCGACTCGAGCCTGCTGCTTTAGGTATGCGTGCCTATTTCGCAGCAAGAGGTGGGTTTGCCGTAGAGAAAACTTTAGGGTCTGCCTCCACAGATCTGATTTCACGCATGGGACCACCACCGCTTGAAATAGATGATGTTATCTCCCTTGCCACCGACATTGCTGATTCTCAGTGGTGGCCCAAGCTGCGCCAGCTTCCTGTGGCTTGGCAACAGCGGCATATAGAAACACTCAATGTCATTCGTGGTCCACGTGATAAATGGTTTACACCGGAATCCTTGGATAGCTTCTTCACTCAAATTTTCACCGTGAGTAATGATTCCAATCGCATTGGTTTGCGGTTGAATTCCGCAATACCGCTGGAGCGACGGATGAGAGGAGAATTAAAAAGTGAAGGAATGGTTCGGGGTTCCATCCAAGTCCCTCCTGGCGGAAACCCCGTGGTGTTTGGCCCCGATCACCCTGTGACTGGTGGTTACCCAGTCATTGCCGTGTTAACTTCCGAATCTTGCGATAGGTCTGCACAACTTTTACCAGGCGACCGAGTTAGATTTACTTTGGCTTAA
- the pabB gene encoding aminodeoxychorismate synthase component I: MRVLIIDNYDSFTFNLATYVEEITGQAPTVVRNDERIDETLFDAVILSPGPGHAGVAADFGICAGIIERALVPILGVCLGHQGIALAHGGTVGLAPRPVHGEASEITHSGAALFADIPTHFQAVRYHSMVATQIPDSITVTATSEDGLVMALEHKSLPQWGVQFHPESIGGQFGHQIIRNFLNLARNYTWEISEKTISLKVDPAAVFETLFANSTHAFWLDGATGTSYLGDASGPLSRIKTHHVGDDDFFTWLKDDLAANAVSPGQGFRLGWVGYLGYEMKAESGAAVHHKSSLPDAHFIFADRAIAVESDHVRLMAIGEQEQWFAETIEQLQALKAPRSPYAGEIDLKVRDSESDYLAKIRRAQELITHGESYEICLTTQLSGTTDADPLAAYLALRKANPTAYGAFLQLGDVVVLSSSPERFITIDAAGHVESKPIKGTRPRGHSAAEDQAIIAELRANPKDRAENLMIVDLVRNDLARGAQPSSVKTSKLFDVETYATVHQLVSTVSAELGHKNAIDCVRAAFPGGSMTGAPKLRTMEIIDELETGPRGIYSGGLGYFSLDGSVDLSMVIRTLVMHNNHVEYGVGGAILALSDPQAEWEEIRVKSRPLLNLFGAKFP; the protein is encoded by the coding sequence ATGCGTGTTTTAATAATCGATAATTATGATTCTTTCACTTTTAATCTGGCCACTTATGTGGAAGAAATAACTGGTCAGGCGCCTACTGTGGTGCGCAATGACGAACGCATAGATGAGACGCTTTTCGACGCCGTCATCCTCTCACCCGGTCCTGGCCACGCCGGAGTTGCGGCAGATTTTGGTATCTGTGCAGGGATTATTGAGCGCGCCCTCGTGCCGATTCTTGGGGTGTGTTTGGGCCATCAGGGTATTGCGTTGGCACATGGTGGAACTGTGGGGTTAGCACCTCGTCCGGTGCATGGTGAAGCATCAGAAATCACGCATAGTGGAGCTGCGCTTTTTGCAGATATTCCGACACATTTTCAGGCGGTGCGCTATCACTCCATGGTGGCCACGCAAATACCAGATTCGATTACAGTGACAGCCACCAGTGAAGATGGTCTAGTGATGGCGTTAGAACATAAATCTTTGCCACAGTGGGGAGTCCAATTCCATCCAGAATCCATCGGTGGGCAGTTCGGGCATCAGATCATTAGAAATTTCCTTAATTTAGCACGCAATTATACGTGGGAAATTTCAGAGAAAACCATCAGCCTCAAGGTTGATCCTGCGGCAGTGTTTGAAACATTGTTTGCAAATTCTACACATGCATTTTGGCTTGATGGTGCAACCGGAACTAGCTATCTTGGCGATGCCAGTGGACCATTGTCACGGATAAAAACCCACCATGTTGGAGATGATGATTTCTTTACCTGGCTCAAGGACGATCTTGCCGCAAATGCTGTGTCTCCTGGGCAAGGTTTTCGTTTGGGGTGGGTAGGCTACCTCGGCTATGAAATGAAGGCGGAAAGTGGCGCAGCGGTGCACCATAAATCTTCCTTGCCTGATGCACATTTCATTTTTGCAGATCGTGCTATTGCGGTGGAATCAGATCATGTTCGACTCATGGCGATCGGGGAGCAGGAGCAGTGGTTTGCAGAAACTATTGAGCAGCTCCAAGCGCTGAAGGCTCCACGCAGTCCTTATGCCGGCGAGATTGATTTAAAAGTGCGGGATTCAGAATCAGATTATCTTGCTAAAATCCGGCGTGCACAAGAACTCATTACTCATGGTGAATCCTATGAGATCTGCTTGACAACACAGCTAAGTGGTACCACTGACGCAGATCCTTTAGCTGCATATCTGGCGTTAAGGAAAGCGAATCCCACCGCATATGGCGCCTTCCTTCAACTCGGTGACGTGGTTGTTTTAAGTTCTTCTCCTGAAAGATTTATCACCATCGATGCTGCAGGGCACGTGGAATCTAAGCCGATTAAAGGCACTCGACCACGCGGACACAGCGCAGCAGAAGATCAAGCAATCATCGCTGAGCTGCGTGCGAATCCTAAAGACCGCGCAGAAAACCTGATGATCGTTGATCTTGTGCGAAATGATTTAGCACGAGGCGCGCAGCCTAGCAGCGTTAAAACTTCAAAGCTTTTCGACGTCGAAACCTACGCCACTGTCCATCAGCTAGTGAGCACTGTTTCTGCAGAGCTGGGTCATAAAAACGCTATTGATTGCGTGCGTGCAGCTTTTCCAGGCGGTTCGATGACTGGAGCTCCAAAACTGCGCACGATGGAAATTATCGATGAGCTAGAAACTGGACCGCGAGGTATTTACTCAGGAGGCCTGGGGTATTTTTCTCTGGATGGTTCTGTTGATTTATCCATGGTGATTAGAACTCTTGTTATGCACAATAATCATGTGGAATATGGCGTTGGAGGTGCGATTCTTGCGCTGTCTGATCCTCAAGCGGAGTGGGAAGAAATCCGCGTAAAGTCTAGGCCGTTGCTCAACCTGTTTGGAGCTAAGTTCCCATGA
- the pxpB gene encoding 5-oxoprolinase subunit PxpB, with protein MLIRPCGDQAVIIDFLTEDATAVRGSVLDAVLALNRSLVGMQVPGIIDTVPAAQTLLVTFDTTQITPSRFAEIVDSIRLTPSGAAEKASETVEIPVVYDGPDLEAVAKHTGLSVEQVIEQHSNTLWTAAFGGFAPGFYYLIPQSPLWDIPRLESPRTKIPAGSVAVAGEFSAVYPQQSPGGWQLLGTTKIPMWDVDRWQPSLLKPGDSVKFVQVKK; from the coding sequence ATGCTCATTAGACCGTGTGGCGATCAGGCTGTCATCATTGATTTCCTTACAGAAGATGCTACTGCTGTTAGAGGAAGTGTCTTAGATGCTGTTTTGGCGCTTAATCGATCCTTGGTTGGCATGCAAGTGCCGGGAATTATTGATACGGTTCCCGCTGCCCAAACGCTCTTGGTTACTTTCGATACCACGCAGATCACTCCGAGCAGATTCGCGGAGATCGTCGATTCCATTCGGTTGACTCCTTCAGGGGCCGCGGAAAAGGCATCTGAAACTGTGGAAATACCAGTTGTTTATGATGGTCCGGATTTAGAGGCAGTAGCAAAACACACCGGATTAAGCGTTGAACAAGTTATTGAACAGCACTCAAACACTCTATGGACTGCTGCTTTTGGCGGATTCGCTCCCGGTTTCTACTACTTAATCCCCCAGAGCCCACTGTGGGATATTCCACGATTAGAATCACCTCGCACCAAAATTCCGGCGGGTTCCGTCGCCGTGGCAGGTGAGTTCAGCGCGGTGTACCCACAGCAATCTCCTGGCGGTTGGCAGCTCCTTGGCACCACGAAAATCCCCATGTGGGATGTCGATCGGTGGCAGCCCTCGCTTCTCAAACCCGGTGATTCTGTCAAATTTGTGCAGGTGAAAAAATGA
- the glyA gene encoding serine hydroxymethyltransferase, with the protein MTDAHQADDVRYQPLSVLDPEVAAAIAGELARQRDTLEMIASENFVPRSVLQAQGSVLTNKYAEGYPGRRYYGGCEQVDIIEDLARDRAKSLFGADFANVQPHSGAQANAAVLMTLADPGDKIMGLSLAHGGHLTHGMKLNFSGKLYEVVAYGVDPETMRIDMDQVRETALKERPKVIIAGWSAYPRHLDFEAFQAIAQEVGAKLWVDMAHFAGLVAAGLHPSPIPYADVVSSTVHKTLGGPRSGIILAKQEYAKKLNSSVFPGQQGGPLMHAIAAKATSLKIAGTEQFRDRQERTLEGARILAERLTASDAKAAGVDVLTGGTDVHLVLADLRNSQMDGQQAEDLLHEVGITVNRNAVPFDPRPPMVTSGLRIGTPALATRGFDAAGFTEVADIIGIALANGKSADVEALRGRVAKLAADYPLYEGLEDWTIV; encoded by the coding sequence ATGACCGATGCCCACCAAGCGGACGATGTCCGTTACCAGCCACTAAGCGTGCTTGATCCTGAGGTGGCTGCTGCCATCGCTGGGGAACTTGCCCGCCAGCGCGATACTCTTGAGATGATCGCGTCTGAGAACTTTGTTCCCCGTTCTGTTTTGCAGGCGCAGGGTTCAGTTCTTACCAACAAGTATGCCGAGGGTTACCCCGGTCGCCGCTACTACGGTGGTTGCGAACAAGTAGACATCATTGAGGATCTTGCACGTGATCGTGCGAAGTCACTTTTTGGTGCTGATTTTGCTAACGTTCAGCCTCACTCAGGTGCGCAGGCTAATGCTGCTGTCCTGATGACCTTGGCTGATCCAGGCGACAAGATCATGGGCCTATCTTTGGCTCATGGTGGTCACCTGACTCACGGAATGAAGTTGAACTTCTCCGGAAAGCTGTACGAAGTTGTAGCTTACGGTGTTGATCCTGAGACCATGCGTATCGATATGGATCAGGTTCGTGAGACTGCTCTGAAGGAACGGCCAAAGGTTATTATCGCTGGCTGGTCTGCGTACCCTCGTCACCTCGATTTCGAGGCGTTCCAGGCAATCGCACAAGAAGTTGGAGCGAAGCTGTGGGTTGATATGGCTCACTTCGCTGGTCTTGTTGCAGCTGGTCTGCACCCAAGCCCAATTCCTTACGCTGATGTTGTTTCCTCCACTGTTCATAAGACTTTGGGTGGACCTCGTTCCGGAATTATCCTGGCTAAGCAGGAGTACGCGAAGAAGCTGAACTCTTCTGTATTCCCAGGTCAGCAGGGTGGTCCTTTGATGCATGCGATTGCTGCGAAGGCTACTTCTTTGAAGATTGCCGGCACTGAGCAGTTCCGCGATCGTCAGGAGCGCACTTTGGAAGGTGCTCGCATTCTTGCTGAGCGTCTGACTGCTTCTGATGCTAAGGCAGCTGGCGTGGATGTCTTGACTGGTGGCACTGATGTGCACCTAGTTTTGGCTGATCTGCGTAATTCCCAGATGGATGGCCAGCAGGCGGAAGATCTGCTGCACGAGGTTGGCATCACTGTTAACCGCAATGCAGTTCCTTTCGATCCTCGTCCACCAATGGTTACTTCCGGTCTGCGTATCGGTACTCCTGCGTTGGCTACCCGTGGTTTCGATGCAGCTGGATTCACTGAAGTCGCTGATATCATCGGTATTGCATTGGCTAATGGTAAGTCCGCAGATGTGGAAGCACTGCGTGGCCGTGTAGCAAAGCTTGCTGCAGATTACCCACTTTATGAAGGCCTGGAAGACTGGACAATCGTCTAA
- a CDS encoding GNAT family N-acetyltransferase: MVEKDFTIRPIREGDFPQVRDIYELGLETGHASYETSGPTWEQFTQMKIMDTVMVAVENNDPNFILGWVSAAPISTRQVFHGVVEDSIYIHPQGQGRGVGGALLNALIELCETSGVWSIHSWIFPENSGSAKLHESRGFVKVGTMHQMARMPYGEMEGQWRDCDLWERLLSVPAQV; encoded by the coding sequence ATGGTTGAAAAAGACTTCACTATCCGACCAATCCGCGAGGGTGATTTCCCTCAGGTGAGGGACATCTACGAATTGGGACTGGAAACGGGACATGCGTCTTATGAGACTTCTGGTCCCACGTGGGAGCAGTTCACCCAAATGAAAATTATGGATACCGTTATGGTCGCGGTAGAAAACAATGACCCCAACTTCATTCTTGGATGGGTATCTGCAGCACCGATTTCAACAAGGCAGGTTTTTCACGGAGTGGTGGAGGATTCTATCTATATCCACCCTCAAGGCCAGGGGCGCGGTGTCGGAGGCGCTTTGCTTAATGCACTGATTGAGTTGTGTGAAACCAGCGGAGTGTGGTCTATCCACTCGTGGATTTTCCCCGAAAATTCAGGCTCTGCGAAGCTTCATGAATCTCGGGGGTTTGTGAAAGTAGGCACCATGCATCAAATGGCTCGTATGCCTTATGGCGAAATGGAAGGACAATGGCGCGATTGCGATCTGTGGGAACGCCTCTTGTCCGTTCCAGCGCAGGTTTAA
- a CDS encoding LysR family transcriptional regulator substrate-binding protein, with amino-acid sequence MLTLSFITGTEPGKWFTRFRDRTHHGRFETIDSDDALGEMLAGQAQLALSRLPDARIDDSLHVVKLYEESPGIAFPKDFFLSAEEGAVDPAELDGEIINWQMPDSGEVDTAAVRDALQIVAANVGVVIAPRPLLKVLSKKLVEHRELKGGIETTIALVWKKDEDSEEIQDFVGIARGRTRNSSRKPTVKLSAREKSLAKQARRQGEKPKTQKRTPPRKRPQKRR; translated from the coding sequence ATGCTGACCTTAAGTTTCATCACTGGCACCGAGCCAGGAAAGTGGTTTACCCGTTTCCGGGATCGGACACATCATGGTCGATTTGAGACGATTGATTCGGATGATGCACTTGGTGAGATGCTTGCTGGCCAGGCACAACTCGCATTAAGTCGGCTCCCAGACGCGCGTATCGACGACTCCCTTCACGTGGTTAAACTGTATGAAGAAAGTCCCGGTATCGCTTTTCCCAAAGACTTCTTTTTAAGTGCTGAAGAAGGTGCCGTGGACCCGGCTGAATTAGATGGGGAGATCATTAACTGGCAGATGCCAGACTCCGGAGAAGTTGATACTGCAGCCGTGCGGGATGCCCTCCAAATCGTTGCGGCAAACGTTGGTGTCGTTATTGCTCCACGTCCGTTGCTGAAAGTGTTGAGCAAGAAATTAGTTGAACACAGAGAGCTCAAAGGCGGGATAGAAACAACCATCGCGTTGGTATGGAAAAAAGACGAGGATTCTGAGGAAATTCAGGACTTCGTGGGAATCGCTCGCGGTCGAACCCGTAATTCCAGCAGGAAACCTACGGTAAAGCTCAGCGCTCGTGAGAAATCTCTGGCAAAACAGGCCCGCAGACAGGGGGAGAAACCAAAAACCCAAAAACGGACTCCACCTAGAAAACGGCCTCAAAAACGGCGATAA
- a CDS encoding aminotransferase class IV, which translates to MTYLLWDGDTLYKGASQRSPQVVDSYLVQDKHVVRWDLHEKRFAASSTPEAWPFLSEVRKAIPEKGAWFPRVEWHGADNFAVALRPAPPLRKTSSLWLPESPDPRTFPTIKGPDLKVLAWLRSRAHDNGFDDALLISPDGTIMEAANAAVVFWADKKTVILPKQEVLPSITVAATLPLWEKDGITIIREDIRRIDIPAWCGSSLHGWTPVVSWGRGLGRIAAAQAPSVKPWNTQLRPFL; encoded by the coding sequence ATGACTTATTTGCTGTGGGATGGAGATACCCTGTATAAAGGCGCATCGCAGAGATCGCCTCAAGTTGTAGATTCCTATTTGGTTCAGGATAAACACGTGGTGCGTTGGGATCTTCATGAAAAAAGATTTGCCGCAAGCAGCACTCCAGAAGCGTGGCCATTTTTAAGTGAAGTGCGTAAAGCAATTCCAGAAAAAGGAGCATGGTTTCCTCGTGTTGAGTGGCATGGTGCCGATAATTTTGCCGTCGCTCTTCGACCCGCTCCGCCATTGCGTAAAACAAGTTCCCTGTGGCTTCCAGAATCACCTGACCCACGCACATTCCCCACGATTAAAGGACCAGACCTCAAAGTTTTAGCCTGGTTGCGGAGTCGAGCTCATGATAATGGTTTCGATGATGCGCTTTTAATAAGCCCTGATGGCACCATCATGGAAGCTGCTAACGCCGCAGTAGTTTTTTGGGCAGATAAGAAGACTGTGATCTTGCCTAAGCAAGAGGTGTTGCCGTCCATAACGGTTGCAGCCACATTGCCGCTGTGGGAAAAGGACGGCATTACCATCATCAGAGAAGATATCCGGCGCATTGATATTCCTGCGTGGTGTGGAAGTTCTCTTCATGGCTGGACGCCTGTGGTGAGTTGGGGCAGAGGTTTAGGCAGAATTGCTGCTGCCCAAGCTCCGTCGGTAAAGCCATGGAATACACAACTGCGCCCGTTCCTTTAA
- a CDS encoding NRAMP family divalent metal transporter — protein sequence MGAIFLMATSAIGPGFLTQTAVFTNQLGAAFAFAILISILIDIAVQLNVWRIIGISGMRAQELGNTVVPGLGWVLAVLVCIGGAVFNIGNIAGGGLGLNALLGWDVKVGGVITAAIAIAIFLFKRLGAALDKFLVVLGVVMIALTIYVAFVSQPPVGLALKNAVLPDTINWLVITTLVGGTVGGYITYAGAHRMLDSGLTGPDHVKSVSNSSITGILITGLMRVVLFLAVLGVVAGGVTLSTDGNPAAEAFQHAAGDIGLRIFGAVLWAASISSVIGASYTSATFLVENKPEKQRLQNWVTIAFILISCSVFIFLGTAPATLLVFAGAFNGLVLPIGFTLMVYVAIFRQKDLLKGYKYPLWLIIVGVIGLIIAWFLAYISFGGVFDLLSS from the coding sequence ATGGGTGCCATCTTCTTGATGGCAACCTCTGCAATCGGCCCGGGCTTCCTCACTCAAACTGCAGTATTCACAAATCAGCTCGGCGCCGCCTTTGCTTTCGCCATCCTTATTTCCATCCTCATTGATATCGCCGTGCAGTTAAATGTGTGGCGCATCATCGGAATTTCCGGCATGCGCGCACAAGAACTGGGCAACACTGTTGTTCCTGGCTTGGGCTGGGTCTTGGCGGTGCTGGTCTGCATCGGTGGCGCAGTCTTTAATATCGGCAACATCGCCGGTGGCGGCTTAGGTCTGAACGCCCTACTGGGTTGGGATGTGAAAGTCGGCGGTGTCATCACCGCAGCCATCGCCATTGCCATCTTCTTATTCAAACGACTCGGTGCAGCACTGGATAAATTCCTCGTCGTTCTCGGCGTCGTCATGATCGCACTGACCATCTACGTTGCCTTTGTCTCCCAGCCTCCTGTTGGTTTGGCACTGAAAAATGCAGTTCTTCCCGACACCATCAACTGGCTAGTTATCACCACCCTTGTCGGCGGCACTGTTGGCGGTTATATCACTTACGCTGGTGCCCACCGCATGCTTGATTCCGGCCTGACTGGTCCCGATCATGTTAAATCTGTGTCTAACTCTTCTATCACCGGAATCTTGATCACCGGTCTCATGCGCGTTGTTCTGTTCCTCGCCGTACTTGGCGTTGTCGCTGGTGGCGTAACCCTATCCACCGATGGAAACCCAGCTGCAGAAGCATTCCAGCACGCTGCCGGTGATATCGGACTCCGCATCTTTGGTGCTGTTTTGTGGGCTGCTTCCATCTCCTCAGTGATCGGCGCCAGCTACACCTCAGCAACCTTCCTGGTGGAAAACAAGCCAGAAAAACAGCGTCTGCAAAACTGGGTAACCATCGCATTCATCCTTATTTCTTGCTCCGTTTTCATCTTCCTCGGCACTGCCCCAGCAACCCTCTTGGTCTTCGCCGGAGCGTTTAACGGCCTCGTGCTCCCCATCGGATTCACCCTCATGGTCTATGTGGCGATCTTCCGACAAAAAGATCTCCTCAAGGGTTATAAATACCCCTTATGGCTCATTATTGTCGGTGTGATTGGCCTGATCATCGCGTGGTTCCTGGCGTATATCTCCTTCGGTGGAGTTTTCGATCTGCTCAGTAGTTAA
- a CDS encoding GntR family transcriptional regulator codes for MTQAIAVSLDLAARITAKIDRGELTPGTRLSEVALAEELGVSRNTLREAFRVLMRDGLVDHIPNRGVFVHTFTRADVEDLYAYRMFIEISAIRAARHKSEILEKSLDTMREAYERGAAANAVGDWQTVGSANSAFHLAIVDLAGVARLSADARKVLALARIGFMATYNVETFHSIYVEMNHQILKYLVAKEFEEAEKYVEKYFEYSRRDLFEHLPEN; via the coding sequence ATGACGCAGGCAATTGCAGTATCTCTGGATTTGGCGGCGCGCATCACTGCAAAGATTGACCGGGGAGAACTCACCCCAGGTACCCGGCTTTCAGAAGTTGCGCTGGCGGAGGAACTAGGTGTTTCTAGAAATACCCTGCGGGAAGCATTCCGAGTGTTGATGCGGGATGGATTGGTTGATCACATCCCTAACCGTGGTGTTTTTGTCCATACTTTTACACGGGCAGATGTTGAAGATCTGTATGCCTATCGCATGTTTATAGAGATCTCTGCAATTCGTGCAGCGCGCCACAAGTCTGAGATCCTTGAGAAATCATTGGATACAATGCGGGAAGCTTATGAGCGGGGTGCAGCAGCAAATGCTGTGGGGGATTGGCAGACTGTTGGGTCCGCTAATAGTGCATTTCACCTGGCCATTGTGGATTTGGCGGGGGTGGCACGTTTATCTGCAGATGCCCGAAAAGTGTTGGCGCTTGCACGCATTGGCTTCATGGCTACCTACAATGTGGAAACTTTTCACAGCATCTATGTGGAAATGAATCATCAGATCTTGAAGTATCTGGTTGCCAAGGAATTTGAGGAGGCGGAAAAGTACGTGGAAAAATACTTTGAATACTCACGCCGTGATCTTTTTGAGCATCTACCAGAAAATTAG